Proteins encoded together in one Solanum lycopersicum chromosome 7, SLM_r2.1 window:
- the LOC101262128 gene encoding pentatricopeptide repeat-containing protein At4g33170-like translates to MVPEILGSLLHHCSKTKGFHYGLSLHAAAIKSGLQGDVLISNHILNMYAKCGNINFASQIFNEMSKRNLVTWSAMIAGYDQDGKHLMAISLYSQMPLEPNEFVLASALSSCANLLALKLGRQIHSQSIKLGCSSISFVSNSLISMYMKNGQCSDALSVFALTPSLTDVSYNTIIMGLVESNQREKAFEVYRSMCEQGLVPDRFTFVGLLGTCNTAHDLGKGMQLHSQTIKLKLDGTAFIGNIIMTMYSNLNLLNEADKIFRSIKEKDVISWNTLIAACSRCDDHSKALVVFREMVEYFDGGPDEFTYASLLSACAGMGSLQFGRQIHAHLIRKSSSVDIGVVNALVNMYAKCGCIQYAYTTFRLMTFRNLVSWNSVIAAFANHGHGKKVMKLFKEMMSDGLKPDSVTFLGLLIACNHAGLVDEGLYYFNTMNEIYGVTPDIEHFSCLIDLLGRAGRLKDAEEHMQRYPFGNDSVVLGCLLSACRLHGDVVIGERMAKKLLQLQPVSTSPYVLLSNLYASDEKWDSVAEARKMLKSCGLKKEAGHSLIEVKGSVEKFTIGNFANSRIEEIVNVLGTLGCGWDEEIILLDSA, encoded by the coding sequence ATGGTACCAGAAATTCTTGGTTCACTATTGCATCATTGTTCTAAGACCAAGGGATTCCATTATGGACTCTCTCTTCATGCAGCTGCAATCAAGTCAGGCTTACAGGGTGATGTTCTCATATCCAATCACATCCTCAACATGTATGCCAAGTGTGGAAATATTAACTTTGCCAGTCAGATTTTTAATGAGATGTCCAAAAGAAATCTCGTTACCTGGTCGGCCATGATCGCTGGTTATGATCAAGATGGGAAACACCTTATGGCTATCAGCCTCTACTCCCAAATGCCACTAGAGCCCAATGAATTTGTCCTTGCTAGTGCTCTTAGCTCATGTGCTAACCTCTTGGCCTTGAAACTTGGTAGACAAATACATTCCCAGTCTATCAAATTAGGGTGTTCGTCCATTTCGTTTGTGTCCAACTCTCTGATTTCAATGTACATGAAAAATGGTCAATGTAGTGATGCTCTATCAGTTTTTGCATTGACACCTAGTCTTACTGATGTCTCTTACAACACAATCATAATGGGTTTGGTAGAAAGTAATCAAAGAGAGAAAGCATTTGAAGTCTACAGAAGTATGTGCGAACAAGGGTTGGTTCCGGACCGCTTTACCTTTGTCGGCTTATTGGGAACCTGCAATACTGCACATGATTTGGGGAAAGGAATGCAATTGCATAGCCAAACAATCAAGCTCAAACTTGATGGGACTGCCTTTATAGGCAATATAATAATGACAATGTACTCAAATTTGAACTTGCTAAATGAAGCTGACAAAATTTTCAGATCAATCAAAGAGAAAGATGTCATTTCATGGAATACTCTTATTGCTGCTTGTTCTCGTTGTGATGATCATTCTAAGGCCTTGGTTGTTTTTAGAGAGATGGTGGAATATTTTGATGGAGGGCCTGATGAGTTTACCTATGCTAGTCTGCTTTCTGCATGTGCTGGCATGGGTTCGCTGCAATTTGGGCGGCAAATACATGCTCATCTTATTAGAAAAAGCTCAAGTGTGGATATTGGTGTTGTCAATGCCCTTGTCAACATGTATGCTAAATGTGGCTGTATCCAGTACGCATATACAACTTTTAGGCTAATGACTTTTCGTAACCTTGTCTCATGGAATAGTGTCATTGCTGCATTTGCTAACCATGGCCATGGGAAAAAAGTTATGAAATTATTCAAGGAGATGATGAGTGATGGTTTAAAGCCTGATTCTGTCACATTTCTCGGACTTTTAATCGCTTGCAATCATGCAGGGCTTGTAGATGAGGGCCTATATTACTTCAATACTATGAACGAGATTTATGGGGTTACTCCCGACATTGAACATTTCTCTTGCCTCATTGATTTACTAGGACGAGCTGGGAGACTGAAAGATGCTGAAGAACACATGCAAAGGTATCCCTTTGGGAATGATTCAGTTGTTTTAGGTTGCTTACTTTCAGCTTGTCGGCTGCATGGTGATGTTGTAATTGGGGAAAGAATGGCTAAGAAGCTCCTACAGCTTCAACCAGTTTCTACTTCGCCTTATGTTTTGTTATCAAACTTATATGCTTCAGACGAGAAGTGGGATAGTGTAGCAGAGGCAAGAAAAATGCTGAAGAGTTGTGGTTTAAAGAAGGAGGCTGGTCATAGTCTTATTGAAGTGAAGGGATCTGTTGAGAAGTTCACAATTGGCAATTTTGCGAACTCGAGGATCGAGGAAATCGTTAATGTGCTTGGAACTTTAGGCTGTGGATGGGATGAAGAAATTATTCTCCTTGATTCAGCATAG